From a single Macrobrachium rosenbergii isolate ZJJX-2024 chromosome 9, ASM4041242v1, whole genome shotgun sequence genomic region:
- the LOC136841507 gene encoding arylsulfatase B-like → MARWEIILVLLSAIGSCLSSTDTTKPNEANQKPHIVFILADDLGWNDISWNNPLALSPNLEKLAREGVILDQSYVQPICTPTRSALMTGRYPYTLGRQHGVIKPKVPTGVSIKRKLLPEAMKAAGYSTHIVGKWHLGFCSWDYTPTSRGFDTFWGYYTGSEDYYHHTRAGEEEECPEGLNGDGATTTEGYDFRNNTEVEYSVRGEYSTYAFTSYTVDLLESRNPEEPMFLYLPFQSVHGPLQVPHNYTQPFAHVEDRDRRVKLGMVLALDEAVGTIVDALKTSGHYNNTIIIFSTDNGGPVSVAGNNWPLRRKQGTLWEGVPWGLLSSTPLFSQGKGRFSRPYTRHRLVPHYCRLRRGRCS, encoded by the exons ATGGCAAGGTGGGAAATAATCTTAGTGTTGCTTTCGGCAATAGGATCCTGTTTGTCTTCTACGGACACAACCAAGCCGAATGAAGCAAATCAGAAGCCTCACATAGTGTTCATTCTCGCTGACGATTTAGG ATGGAATGACATATCGTGGAACAACCCGCTGGCCTTGAGTCCCAATTTGGAAAAGCTGGCCAGGGAAGGGGTCATCCTTGACCAATCCTACGTCCAGCCTATTTGCACCCCAACGAGGTCAGCCCTCATGACAGGTCGATACCCTTACACACTTGGCAGGCAG CACGGGGTCATAAAACCCAAGGTGCCGACGGGGGTGTCCATCAAGAGGAAGCTGCTACCCGAAGCAATGAAAGCAGCTGGGTATTCGACTCACATCGTTGGAAA GTGGCACCTGGGCTTCTGTTCCTGGGACTACACCCCGACGAGTCGCGGGTTCGACACCTTCTGGGGCTACTACACCGGGTCTGAGGACTACTACCACCACACCAGGgcaggggaggaagaggagtgcCCCGAGGGTCTGAATGGCGATG gTGCTACAACGACGGAAGGTTATGATTTCAGGAATAACACTGAGGTGGAATACAGTGTCAGAGGCGAATACTCAACG TATGCCTTCACATCCTACACGGTGGACCTCCTGGAATCCAGGAACCCAGAGGAACCGATGTTCCTGTACCTGCCTTTCCAAAGCGTCCACGGACCTCTGCAAGTCCCCCACAATTATACACAACCTTTTGCGCACGTTGAGGACAGAGATCGAAGGGTTAAGCTGG GGATGGTATTGGCCTTGGACGAAGCCGTGGGCACCATAGTTGACGCCCTGAAGACCTCAGGTCACTACAACAATACCATCATTATCTTTTCTACAGAC AACGGAGGACCTGTGTCGGTGGCTGGTAACAACTGGCCCCTGAGGAGGAAACAAGGGACCCTCTGGGAGGGGGTACCCTGGGGCCTGCTTTCGTCCACTCCCCTCTTCTCTCAAGGAAAGGGTCGTTTCTCACGA CCTTATACACGTCACAGACTGGTTCCCCACTATTGCCGCCTTAGGAGGGGGCGCTGCTCCTGA